From the Lepisosteus oculatus isolate fLepOcu1 chromosome 1, fLepOcu1.hap2, whole genome shotgun sequence genome, one window contains:
- the cdkn2a/b gene encoding cyclin-dependent kinase 4 inhibitor B gives MSSGDILSSAAATGNIILVEQLLKAGIDPNDVNAFSRTPLQVMMMGNPIVAELLLSHGADPNVSDCSTFSTPLHDAAREGFLCTVKVLVQYNADRNVKDNNSRLPIDLARENGHGDVVAFLEL, from the exons atGAGCTCTGGAGATATCTTGTCATCTGCCGCAGCCACTGGCAACATTATTCTGGTCGAACAATTACTGAAAGCCGGCATCGATCCCAATGATGTTAACGCCTTCAGTCGGACCCCTCTTCAG GTTATGATGATGGGGAACCCGATAGTGGCGGAGCTGCTGCTGTCCCACGGAGCGGACCCGAACGTCTCCGACTGCAGCACGTTCAGCACGCCGCTGCACGACGCGGCCAGGGAGGGCTTCCTGTGCACGGTCAAGGTGTTAGTCCAGTACAACGCCGACAGAAACGTGAAGGATAACAACAGCCGGCTACCCATTGATCTTGCCAGGGAAAATGGACACGGGGACGTCGTAGCGTTTCTAGAGCTGTAA